Part of the Bacillus sp. THAF10 genome is shown below.
TTAATGTTCATATAGTCCATTACACCAATGTTACCAGAACGTAATGCTTCGGCCATCGCAAGAGGAACTTCCGCCTCCGCTTCTACCACTTTCGCGCGCATTTCCTCTACGCGAGCACGCATTTCTTGTTCCTGCGCAACAGCCATTGCACGGCGCTCTTCCGCTTTTGCTTGGGCAATTTTCTTATCTGCTTCCGCTTGGTCTGTTTGTAGCTCAGCACCAATGTTTTTCCCGATATCAATATCAGCAATATCAATAGAGAGAATTTCAAAGGCAGTACCTGCATCTAGACCTTTCGCCAACACGGTTTGCGAAATCATATCTGGATTTTCTAAAACTTTCTTGTGGTTATCAGCAGAACCAATGGTACTTACAATCCCTTCACCAACACGCGCGATAACTGTTTCTTCACCAGCACCCCCGACAAGGCGGTCAATGTTGGCACGTACTGTAATACGTGCTTTCGCTTTCACTTCAATTCCGTCCATCGCAACACCGGCGATAAATGGTGTTTCAATTACCTTAGGATTTACAGACATTTGTACTGCTTCTAATACATCACGGCCAGCTAGATCAATTGCAGCCGCTCTCTCAAACGTAAGTTCAATATTCGCACGCTGTGCAGCAATTAGCGCATTTACCACGCGGTCTACGTTACCACCAGCAAGATAATGACTCTCAAGCTGATTAGTTGAAACATTTAAACCAGCTTTATGTGCTTTAATCAATGGGTTAATTACACGGCTAGGAATAACACGTCTTAATCTCATCCCAACAAGTGTGAAAATACTTACTCGTACCCCTGCCGCTAATGCGGAAATCCACAGCATCACTGGGACAAATGTAAGAAGTACAGATAAAAAGATAATACCAAGAACTACTGCTAGTAAAATAATTAAAGTACCTGGTTCCATGTAAAAATTCCTCCTAAAATTTAATCAACAGAATGAACTTCTCTCACAACAATTCGTGATCCTTCTGCTTTTACAACTCTAATTTTCTTTTCCGCTCCTATAAAGCTGCCCTCTGTTACCACATCAAATCTTTCTTCGTTAAAAACTGCCGTACCAGCTGGTCTTAATGGAGTTAGGGTGACCCCTTCCATCCCAACCATCTCAATTCTGGATACATTTGAAACATATCCTTGTTCTGTATTGGTAGAGTCTCTCAGTATTATTCGGTCAAAAAAACGAATTCTTTTCCTGAATATCGTAAACATGAGTACCATTGCAATAATCGTAACTAACATCGCAATTAATAGTGATATCCCCATTCCTGCGATATCATCAGTTGCTAAGAAAAAACTTGTAATTATAGCTCCCAGTCCAAGCAATCCTAGTATTCCTCCTGGAACGAATATTTCTATTACAATCAACACAACACCTACGAGAAACAATAGAATCGTTTCCATTCCAGCCAGTCCAGCAACTAAATGACCGTAGAAAAATAGTAGAAGTGCACTAATACCCATGGCTCCTGGAATACCAAATCCTGGGGAGTACAATTCCAATACAAGACCTAATGATCCAATGGATAAAAGGATCGGCACAACGATGGGATTGGTAATAAATCTTGCCACACTTTCTGCAAAGCTAACCTCAGCAGTTTCCACTTTTGCATCTTCAAACCCTAAACTTGCAAGCAATTCGTCCAGGCTTGAAAAGGTGCCCTCTGAATATCCCACTTCCTTGGCACTTTCTGCTCCTAGTGTAACCAAAGAGCCTTTGGGAGCATCCACTTCTGGCAAATTTAATTCCTTATCCGCCATCCCTAGCGCATATTTGGGGTCACGATCATTTGATTCAGCAGCATTTCGCATTTCTCTTAGCCAAAATGACTGCGCTTTGTCATCTGCCGCGTTGCCATCACCCGTAATAACGGCAGCAGCTCCCATGGAAGCATTTGGCGTCATGTAAATTTCATCTGCATACAATGCCAGGTAGGCACCAGCAGACAAGGCTTGAGAATTAACAAATGCTACCGTTCTGACCTTTGTTCCTTGAAAGGAATTGGCAATTTCTGTAGCTGCATCCACTGCTCCTCCCGGAGTATGGATGTCAAACACGATTAAGTCTGCACCTTCTTCCTCAGCAGTGGAAATAGACCTATTTATAAACGCAAGTAAGCCTTTTTCCACATTTCCCTCAATGGGAATTACATGTACCAGCTTATCAGAACTACTAGCAGACGTAGGAAAAAGCGGTAGTACAGATAAAATTAAAGCAAGTAATATCGCACTAACATAACTAATACGAAGAACTCTTTTCATAATGTCCTCCTCTCCGAAAACACTTTCCTTTCATTTCGCGGTATGCAATAGGTAATACGCTTATATTACCTTAAAGTTTCATATGTATTAAATTTTTTTTGAGAAAAAAATGAGGAAACATGTGAGTTGAAAGGAAATGTGCAAAAGGTGTAAAAATAGCACCTTACGTGGGTAAGGTGCTATGTTCATTTTATGAAAGATGTTGTTGTACAAGCTTATTAACTAGGCTACCGTCCGCTTTGCCTTTTACTTTAGGCATTAATGCTCCCATTACTTTACCCATATCAGCTTTAGAAGAAGCGTTCACATCGGCAATCGTCTGAATGATAATGCCCGAGAGTTCTTCTTCTGACATCTGCTCTGGCATATAATGCTGAACAATAGCGATTTCACCCTGTAATTTATGAACCAAGTCTTCACGACCGGCTTTTTCAAATTCTTGGAGGGAGTCTTTACGTTGCTTTAATTCACGAGACAATACGGTAAGTTCTTCCTCAGGGTTTAAGTCTCTGCCGTGTTTGATCGATTCGTTTTGAATCGAAGACTTCACCATTCTGAGTACGGAAAGCTTCTCTTTGTCTTTATCTTTCATGGCTTGTTTAATATCGTTATTTAAACGCTCGAGAAGACTCATTCTTACACCCTCTTGTTTTTGTTAAAATTTACGCTTTCTAGCAGCTTCAGACTTTTTCTTACGTCTTACGCTTGGCTTTTCATAGAATTCACGCTTTCTTGCTTCTTGCAACGTACCAGTCTTTGAAACGGAACGTTTAAAACGGCGAAGAGCATCTTCAAGCGATTCGTTTTTACGAACAACTGTTTTTGACATTCTAATTCCCTCCCTCCAGAACAACCACTAACATTTTCAGAAAACATGACCTATAAATGCAAAAAAGCATGTATAGAACATGTACTTACCAATTATAATATATTCACTATTTGCGGTCAACAATTATCAAGAAAACCACGTAAACAATCTGCATTATATGTTATTTCGATATAAGTTTAAGATGGTAGCCGCTTTGCTTGCAATAAGGTATTGAGACCTCCCAAGGTACAAGGGAATCGAAAGTTTTTCCCAATCCGGCAAGCCATCAGGAGTAAATAAATTAACATCTTTATAGAAACCAGTCATATCTCCAACAAACCAATCATGATCTCCATAGGTCCGCTGATCAACCACCTTGCACTCATAAGCTATGTAAGCTTCCTTTAAAATCGGTGCTTCTATTGTCTTTCCCTTTTCATACTCTAGATTTAACTCTTCGAATTTGTTGTCTTTTTTACCACTCAATGTGCCACTCTGTTGAATATAGTGAGCAAACCTCTCAGAAACAAAGTTAATGGCAAACGCTTTGGAGTTCTCCACTAAGTGATGGGTATAACGTTCTTTTGCAATGGCCACTCCATAGATTGGAGGATCGTAGGAAATATATGTGTGCCAGCCAGCAGCCATAATATTTTGCTTGCCATTCCAGTATGACGTTACGAGTGCTACCATACCAGGATAACTGTGCATAACGGTCTTTTCTGTCCATTTTCTCATCACACTGCTCCTTTTTCAGTCATTCTTGTCCACCTCACGCCATATATTTGGATAGAGGTGATGGGGCTTGTTTTCTATTATAACGTTAATGGCCATTTATTTAGCGATATTTTTAATTGGAATGACAGTAATGAGATCTGGTCTGTTTCAGTTATCGGAAGACAGAACAAAGGGAATACTGACCAAATTTACGAATTCACCCTGGAAGGGCTTAATGATTGGTATCGTGATTACAGGAGTATTGCAAAGCAGTTCGGCAGTAATGGTCATTACAGTTGGGCTTGTTGCAGCTGGTTACTTAAGTTTTTATCAAAGCATTGGCATTATGCTTGGCAGTAACATTGGCTCTACATTCATTACAGAATTAATCACTATAGACATTTCTCATTTCATTCTTCCGATGCTTGTTATCGGCTTTCTTTTTTTATTTTCTAAAAAGAAGCTTCCTTTTAGCTTTGGCTCAGCTTTGTTTGGGTTAGGTTGTTTATTTATTGCAATGGATGGCTTTGAATCCCTAGCGATGCCACTTGCTGCTTTTCCTGAAGTACAGGAATGGCTGACACGAACAAATTCTCATCACCTTTTTGGCGTAGGCATCGGAACTGTTCTGACTGGCATTATCCAATCAAGTTCTGCGACTACAGGCATAAGCATGAGCTTTCTAAATCATGATTTGTTGACACTGCCCGCCGCCATTGCTATTATGCTTGGCGCAAATATCGGGACATGTGTGACAGCGTTTTTAGCAAGCATTGGCTCTATTCGGGAGGCTAAATTAACGGCTTATGCGCACATTTGGTTAAATGTGTTGGGGGTCGCGTTGTTTTATCCGTTCATTCCATTTTTGAGTGGATTTGTTGAACTCTTATCTTCGAGTGCGGACGTCCAGTTAGCGCATTCAAGTTTATTGTTTAATATCCTTTGTTCGTTGCTCGCGTTGCCGTTTGTACGGCCGTTTGCGCGGTTTGTGGAGCGGGTGCATGGGTAGTTCTGGAGTGAGCGACTGAGGTGCTGGCTTGTCGTTACTAAAAAAATGAGTGTAAGATACGCTAAGAAACGTAAAGAATTCCGTTGAAAGTTGTCGAGTGTCTGATAAGCAAGCTATTTTGGCTGATAAATCTTCATTTCGGCTGATATTTCACCTAAGCACCACTAATGCAAAAAAAGCACTCTCCACCAACATGGAAAGTGCTTTTCATCATCTTAATAGTCGCTGTCTGCAGTTAAGCCTTTTACGATTGCGATACCAGAGCTTGCTCCGATACGTGTTGCGCCAGCTTCGATCATTTCTTCTGCACCTTTTGCGTCACGAACGCCTCCAGATGCTTTCACACCAATTTCTGGTCCTACTGTTTTTCTCATAAGGGCAATGTCAGCAACAGTTGCTCCACCTGTAGAGAAACCAGTAGAAGTTTTCACATAGTCCGCTCCCGCTTTTACAGCAATACGGCATGCTCTTTCTTTTTCTTCATTGGTTAACAAGCAAGTTTCGATGATAACTTTTGTAAGAGCACGGCCTTTTGCAGCTTCTACTACTGCACGGATGTCGCGCTCAACAAGCTCGTCATCTCCGTCTTTTAAAGCGCTGATGTTAATAACCATATCTACTTCTGTTGCACCGTTATCAATTGCATTTGTTGTTTCAAATGCTTTTACTTCTGGAGTGTTTGCTCCTAAAGGGAAACCAATAACTGTACAAACTTTTACGTTGCTACCTTCAAGTAACTCAGCTGATTTTTTCACCCAAGTTGGGTTAACGCATACGGATGCGAAATTATATTCTCTAGCCTCTTGGCAAAGGACTTCAATTTGTTCTTTTTTAGCGTCTTGTTTTAATAATGTATGATCAATCATTTCTCCAATGTTTGTGTGCATAATAATACTCCTTTCAAGTTAAGAGGTCTGACCTCTAACATCATAACATGTTTGTTTTTATTTTGCGAGTACAAACTTAGTATTTCCGTCAAATTATTTATACACGACAAAAAAGTGATTCCATATTAATGGAATCACTTTACCAAATTTCCTAAGAACTCAAACGAACCTTTTCTTCATCAAAGTGAGGCACATCCTCTAATACACGTACAAACTTTCCTTTGTTATAAGGATATCCAGCTTCCACGATTTTTACTTTGACTAGCTTGCCGACCATTTCTTCTGTCGCCGGGAACACTACCTTCAAATAGTTATCCGTATATCCAACATAAAGACCTGCTTCAGGATCTTCTTTGTAGACTTCTTCAGGAATAACTTCCAATACTTCGTTTTCAAAAAGGGAAGCATACTCTTTTGCAAGCTGATCAGATAGGGCAATCAAACGGTGTACTCGTTCGTTTTTCACTTCTTCATCTACCTGATCTGTCATTCTCGCAGCAGGTGTACCCGTACGTTTAGAGTATGGGAAAACGTGGAGTTCAGAAAACTTATGCTCCTTAATGAAGTTATAGGTTTCCATAAACTCTTCATGTGTTTCACCAGGGAAGCCAACGATAACGTCAGATGTAATGGCAAGACCCGGTAGTGCTTCTTTCAGACGATCCAAGCGCTCTGCAAAAAACTCCATCGTATACTTACGACGCATTCTTTTTAGAACAGTGTTTGATGCGGACTGAATTGGAATATGCAGATGACGAACAATTTTATCGGAGTTGTTTAGCACTTCGATCACTTCATCCGTAATTTGACTTGCTTCAATAGATGAAATACGAATTCGCTTTAAACCAGAAACTTTTTCGTCAAGTTCTCGAAGAAGCATGGCGAAATTGTAATCCTTCATGTCTTCTCCGTAACCACCTGTATGGATACCAGTTAGTACAATCTCTTTGTAGCCAGCATCGACTAGCTGTTGAGCTTGAGTGATTACTTCCTTTGGATCACGAGAGCGCATAAGACCGCGTGCCCAAGGAATGATACAGAAGGTACAGAAGTTGTTACAGCCCTCTTGTATTTTTAACGATGCACGTGTGCGGTCTGTAAAAGCAGGTACGTCCAACTCTTCGTAAACCCGTGCTTTCATGATGTTTCCAACACCATTAATTGGCTGGCGTTCTTGTTTGTACTGCTCAATATATTCAAGCATTTTCACACGATCTTGTGTACCTACGACAATATCTACCCCTGGAATAGCCATGATTTCCGCTGGAGAGGTTTGGGCGTAGCATCCTGTCACACAGATAACTGCATCGGGATTTTTACGGATCGCACGACGGATTACTTGCCTGCTTTTTTTATCTCCCGTATTGGTAACCGTACAGGTATTGATGACATACACATCAGAGGTGCCTTCAAATTCGGTACGCTCATAATTGTTTTCTTTGAAAAGCTGCCAAATTGCTTCGGTTTCATAATGGTTAACTTTACATCCTAGTGTGTGAAAGGCAACTGTTGGCATGTTTTCCACCTCACATTAATTCAAAATGGTACGAAATGGCGGCTAACGCATAAAGCGGAGCCGTTTCCGTTCTTAAAATTCTTGGCCCAAGAGCACATGCAATAAAGCCATGATCTACAAGTGTTGTGACTTCCTTTTCTGTTAGGCCACCTTCTGGACCAAACACAATAAGAATGGAATCACCCTGCTTCATGCTTTGGAGAGCGGTGGCGAATGCCGAACGCTCTCCCTGCTTTGCGCTTTCTTCATAGGCGACAATTTTATGGGTATATGTGTTGCTTTTCTCTAAAAGCTGGCTGAATGTGGCTGGGTCCTCTACTGCTGGGACCATGGAACGGTGTGATTGCTCTGCTGCTTCTTTGGCGATTTTGTTCCAGCGTTCCACTTTCTTTTTACCTTTTTTCTCATCAAATTTTACAATCGAACGAGCAGCATTAAAAGGGATAAACGACTCTGCTCCGAGTTCTGTTCCCTTTTGGATAACCAATTCGAATTTATCCCCTTTAGGCAGCCCGTTCGCAATGGTAATGCGTACTGGCATTTCCGTGTTAGCCTCTATCCATTCTACAATATGGACAACTACCAAATCATTGGTAATTTCAGCAATTTTACAAAGGGCTGTTTGTTTCGTTTCTGAGAGGCTGCAAAGAAGTTGATCACCCACGTTCATCCGCATGACCCGAAGAATATGATGCACATCTTCCCCAGTAATGGTAATGGATCTTTCCTCTATTTGATTAGAATCGATAAAATAACGTTGCAAGATTAATCACGCTTCCTTACGCTTCTTTTTTTGCAATAAAGGCAACCCAGTCTTCCATCATCATGGTTTCTTCAATTTTGAAGCCAGATTTAATAAGGGCATCTTTTACTTCCTGCTTTTTCATACTTATAATACCTGATGAGATAAACGTTCCACCATTTTCTAGGACGCGATACACATCATCTGTAAACCTGACTATCACTTCTGCAAGGATATTGGCAACAACGACATTTACAGGTCCATCGACATTTTTCAATAGATTGTTTTGTTTTACAGTTACAGTCGGATGCACTTTGTTTAGCTTAATATTAAGCTTAGCAGACTCAACTGCAACTTCATCTAAATCAAGTGCTAAAACCTCTTTTGCATCAAGCATGGCTGCTGCAATACTAAGTACACCAGAGCCAGTCCCAACGTCAATAACCTTATCCTGTGATTTTACCGTTCGTTCAATTGCCTGGATACATAATACCGTTGTCGGGTGTGTTCCAGTACCAAAGGCCATACCAGGATCGAGCTCGATAATTTTCTCATCCGTACTAACAGGTTCATATGTTTCCCAGGTTGGAACGATGGTAAACTTTTCAGAGATTTTTACTGGGTTATAGTATTTTTTCCATGCAGTAGCCCATTCTTCCTCATTGACTTCACTGATGGAAATTTTATTTAGTCCTAAATCGATGTCAAACACCAGCAAGTTGTTGATGGCATCCTTAATACCGTCTACCGTTTCTCCTAAAAAGCTGTTAACGGGAAGATACGCCTTCATAATGACGCCTTCGTCCGGATAATCATCTGGATTGAGTTGGTATATCTCACCGAATACATCTTCTCTTTCTTTAGTGAGATCGAATGGATCTTCAATAACAACACCAGAAGCACCTGCTTCATGAAGTATATTGGAAATAGGTTCAACTGCCTCATTTGTTGTATGGATACTAATTTCTGACCATTTCATTCATACCAACTCCAATCCATAATTGTAGCTTCTATTATTCACCTTTTAGAACACGTTTAACTTTTGCAAAGAAACTGTCTTCGTTTTCGTCAGGGGTTTGACCGCTAATTTCGGCAAACTCACGCATAAGCTGTTTTTGTTTCTCCGTCAATTTTGCAGGTGTTACCACACGAATTTTTATGTGTTGGTCGCCTTGACCATAGCCACGTACGTTGGCAATTCCTTTTCCTTTTAGACGGAAATTTGTTCCTGTTTGGGTTCCTGCAGGTACTTTTAATTTTACTTTCCCATGAAGGGTCGGTACCTCGACTTCATCACCAAGTGCTGCTTGAGCAAATGTGACTGGCATTTCGCAATAAACATCATCGCCATCACGCTCAAAGAATTCATGCCTGCGAACATGGAATACCACATAAAGGTCTCCAGCAGGTCCACCGTTCACACCCGCTTCCCCTTTACCTGCAACACGTAACTGTTGTCCTTCATCTACTCCAGCAGGGATATTTACTTTGATTTTGTTGCGTTTCTTTAACCGCCCAGTACCATGGCAAGTTCCGCATTTATTTGGAATCGATTTTCCAGTACCATTACACTTGGAGCATGTTCTTCTATTAACGATACGGCCAAACGGTGTGTTTTGCTCCACACTTTCCTGTCCTGTACCGCGGCAATTTGAACACGTTTCTACCTTTGTGCCAGGCTTCGCGCCACTTCCGTTACACGTATCACAGGACTCTTCTACTGGAATTTCAATCGTTGTTTCTTTACCGAAAGCCGCTTCTTCAAAGCTAAGTGTCATAGTGTATTGAAGGTCTGCACCTTGTCGAGGTGCATTCGGGTCACGACGTCTTCTGCCGCCACCTTGGCCACCAAAAAATGTTTCAAAAATATCCTCAAAGCCGAATCCACCACCAAAGTCAGCACCACCACCAAATCCTTGGTTAGGATCTGTGTGTCCGAATTGGTCGTAATGTGCTTTTTTACGTTCGTCACTTAGGACTTCATACGCTTCTTTGATTTCTTTGAATTTGTCAGCAGCATCCGCTTCTTTATTAATGTCTGGATGGTATTGTTTGGATAGCTTGCGGTAAGCTTTTTTTATTTCTTCTTTCGACGCGCTTTTACTGACGCCAAGCACTTCATAGTAATCGCGTTTACTCATAAATACCCACTCCCGTTTCATTTCACATAAAGGTTATTGTATCACTGTAAAGCTAGAAAAAGCAATAAAAGTTCACTTGCAACTTACATTAAACAATCTGTTAAACGGTGCGATGATTTCCGCAAAATGGCTGCGCGTCCGGGAGCCTCCTTAGGCTTTTGCCTTGCGTGGTCTCCCGAGACACGCTATTTCCCGAGAAGAGCCTTCGCCATTTTGCTCTAATCATCTGCTGAAAACTTAATGTCCCAACTTTCTTCTTTACGGTCATACATAAAAAGAAAGCCAAAGCCACGGCTTTGACTTTCTTTTGTTCACTTATCAAAAGTCCGGGGACTCTTTTTATTTCTTGTCGTCGTTTACTTCTTCGTACTCTGCATCTACAACGTTGTCGTCTTTTGCAGATTCGCCTTCTGCACCTTCAGCCGCTTGTTGCGCTTGTGCAGCTTGCTCATATAGCTTCATGGAAAGCTGTTGAACGATTTCTTGAAGCGCATCCTTTTTCGTGCGGATTTCTTCTAGGTCACCTTTTTCAATCGCAGCTTTAAGTTCTTCTTTTGCAGCTTCTGCTTTCTTCACTTCTTCTTCTTCCACTTTGCCTTCAAGGTCTTTTAGTGTTTTTTCCGTAGTGAATACTAGCTGATCTGCTTCATTGCGAAGCTCTACTTCTTCCTTACGCTTTTTATCTGCATCGGCATTTTCTTCTGCTTCTTGAACCATGCGGTTGATTTCGTCCTCAGAAAGACCTGAAGAAGATTTGATCGTGATAGTTTGTTCTTTGTTTGTTCCAAGGTCTTTCGCACGTACGTTTACGATACCATTTTTATCAATATCAAAAGATACCTCAATCTGTGGTA
Proteins encoded:
- the floA gene encoding flotillin-like protein FloA (flotillin-like protein involved in membrane lipid rafts), encoding MEPGTLIILLAVVLGIIFLSVLLTFVPVMLWISALAAGVRVSIFTLVGMRLRRVIPSRVINPLIKAHKAGLNVSTNQLESHYLAGGNVDRVVNALIAAQRANIELTFERAAAIDLAGRDVLEAVQMSVNPKVIETPFIAGVAMDGIEVKAKARITVRANIDRLVGGAGEETVIARVGEGIVSTIGSADNHKKVLENPDMISQTVLAKGLDAGTAFEILSIDIADIDIGKNIGAELQTDQAEADKKIAQAKAEERRAMAVAQEQEMRARVEEMRAKVVEAEAEVPLAMAEALRSGNIGVMDYMNIKNITADTDMRDSIGKMTDQPEEDDKK
- a CDS encoding nodulation protein NfeD, with product MKRVLRISYVSAILLALILSVLPLFPTSASSSDKLVHVIPIEGNVEKGLLAFINRSISTAEEEGADLIVFDIHTPGGAVDAATEIANSFQGTKVRTVAFVNSQALSAGAYLALYADEIYMTPNASMGAAAVITGDGNAADDKAQSFWLREMRNAAESNDRDPKYALGMADKELNLPEVDAPKGSLVTLGAESAKEVGYSEGTFSSLDELLASLGFEDAKVETAEVSFAESVARFITNPIVVPILLSIGSLGLVLELYSPGFGIPGAMGISALLLFFYGHLVAGLAGMETILLFLVGVVLIVIEIFVPGGILGLLGLGAIITSFFLATDDIAGMGISLLIAMLVTIIAMVLMFTIFRKRIRFFDRIILRDSTNTEQGYVSNVSRIEMVGMEGVTLTPLRPAGTAVFNEERFDVVTEGSFIGAEKKIRVVKAEGSRIVVREVHSVD
- the rpsU gene encoding 30S ribosomal protein S21 — protein: MSKTVVRKNESLEDALRRFKRSVSKTGTLQEARKREFYEKPSVRRKKKSEAARKRKF
- a CDS encoding flavin reductase family protein — encoded protein: MRKWTEKTVMHSYPGMVALVTSYWNGKQNIMAAGWHTYISYDPPIYGVAIAKERYTHHLVENSKAFAINFVSERFAHYIQQSGTLSGKKDNKFEELNLEYEKGKTIEAPILKEAYIAYECKVVDQRTYGDHDWFVGDMTGFYKDVNLFTPDGLPDWEKLSIPLYLGRSQYLIASKAATILNLYRNNI
- the mtaB gene encoding tRNA (N(6)-L-threonylcarbamoyladenosine(37)-C(2))-methylthiotransferase MtaB, which translates into the protein MPTVAFHTLGCKVNHYETEAIWQLFKENNYERTEFEGTSDVYVINTCTVTNTGDKKSRQVIRRAIRKNPDAVICVTGCYAQTSPAEIMAIPGVDIVVGTQDRVKMLEYIEQYKQERQPINGVGNIMKARVYEELDVPAFTDRTRASLKIQEGCNNFCTFCIIPWARGLMRSRDPKEVITQAQQLVDAGYKEIVLTGIHTGGYGEDMKDYNFAMLLRELDEKVSGLKRIRISSIEASQITDEVIEVLNNSDKIVRHLHIPIQSASNTVLKRMRRKYTMEFFAERLDRLKEALPGLAITSDVIVGFPGETHEEFMETYNFIKEHKFSELHVFPYSKRTGTPAARMTDQVDEEVKNERVHRLIALSDQLAKEYASLFENEVLEVIPEEVYKEDPEAGLYVGYTDNYLKVVFPATEEMVGKLVKVKIVEAGYPYNKGKFVRVLEDVPHFDEEKVRLSS
- a CDS encoding 16S rRNA (uracil(1498)-N(3))-methyltransferase; its protein translation is MQRYFIDSNQIEERSITITGEDVHHILRVMRMNVGDQLLCSLSETKQTALCKIAEITNDLVVVHIVEWIEANTEMPVRITIANGLPKGDKFELVIQKGTELGAESFIPFNAARSIVKFDEKKGKKKVERWNKIAKEAAEQSHRSMVPAVEDPATFSQLLEKSNTYTHKIVAYEESAKQGERSAFATALQSMKQGDSILIVFGPEGGLTEKEVTTLVDHGFIACALGPRILRTETAPLYALAAISYHFELM
- a CDS encoding Na/Pi symporter — encoded protein: MFSIITLMAIYLAIFLIGMTVMRSGLFQLSEDRTKGILTKFTNSPWKGLMIGIVITGVLQSSSAVMVITVGLVAAGYLSFYQSIGIMLGSNIGSTFITELITIDISHFILPMLVIGFLFLFSKKKLPFSFGSALFGLGCLFIAMDGFESLAMPLAAFPEVQEWLTRTNSHHLFGVGIGTVLTGIIQSSSATTGISMSFLNHDLLTLPAAIAIMLGANIGTCVTAFLASIGSIREAKLTAYAHIWLNVLGVALFYPFIPFLSGFVELLSSSADVQLAHSSLLFNILCSLLALPFVRPFARFVERVHG
- the dnaJ gene encoding molecular chaperone DnaJ, whose protein sequence is MSKRDYYEVLGVSKSASKEEIKKAYRKLSKQYHPDINKEADAADKFKEIKEAYEVLSDERKKAHYDQFGHTDPNQGFGGGADFGGGFGFEDIFETFFGGQGGGRRRRDPNAPRQGADLQYTMTLSFEEAAFGKETTIEIPVEESCDTCNGSGAKPGTKVETCSNCRGTGQESVEQNTPFGRIVNRRTCSKCNGTGKSIPNKCGTCHGTGRLKKRNKIKVNIPAGVDEGQQLRVAGKGEAGVNGGPAGDLYVVFHVRRHEFFERDGDDVYCEMPVTFAQAALGDEVEVPTLHGKVKLKVPAGTQTGTNFRLKGKGIANVRGYGQGDQHIKIRVVTPAKLTEKQKQLMREFAEISGQTPDENEDSFFAKVKRVLKGE
- a CDS encoding GatB/YqeY domain-containing protein, translating into MSLLERLNNDIKQAMKDKDKEKLSVLRMVKSSIQNESIKHGRDLNPEEELTVLSRELKQRKDSLQEFEKAGREDLVHKLQGEIAIVQHYMPEQMSEEELSGIIIQTIADVNASSKADMGKVMGALMPKVKGKADGSLVNKLVQQHLS
- the prmA gene encoding 50S ribosomal protein L11 methyltransferase, producing the protein MKWSEISIHTTNEAVEPISNILHEAGASGVVIEDPFDLTKEREDVFGEIYQLNPDDYPDEGVIMKAYLPVNSFLGETVDGIKDAINNLLVFDIDLGLNKISISEVNEEEWATAWKKYYNPVKISEKFTIVPTWETYEPVSTDEKIIELDPGMAFGTGTHPTTVLCIQAIERTVKSQDKVIDVGTGSGVLSIAAAMLDAKEVLALDLDEVAVESAKLNIKLNKVHPTVTVKQNNLLKNVDGPVNVVVANILAEVIVRFTDDVYRVLENGGTFISSGIISMKKQEVKDALIKSGFKIEETMMMEDWVAFIAKKEA
- the deoC gene encoding deoxyribose-phosphate aldolase, giving the protein MHTNIGEMIDHTLLKQDAKKEQIEVLCQEAREYNFASVCVNPTWVKKSAELLEGSNVKVCTVIGFPLGANTPEVKAFETTNAIDNGATEVDMVINISALKDGDDELVERDIRAVVEAAKGRALTKVIIETCLLTNEEKERACRIAVKAGADYVKTSTGFSTGGATVADIALMRKTVGPEIGVKASGGVRDAKGAEEMIEAGATRIGASSGIAIVKGLTADSDY